Genomic window (Verrucomicrobiaceae bacterium):
GGTGCACTGAAATCGTACTCGGATGCGTGGTCGAACTTCAGCGGCAGCGTGCGTTTTCTTATCGACCTAGATGATCAAGACCGCTGGCAGGTGTATGGCGGCGTGGCGCAGAGTTTTCGTGCGCCGAATTTGTCAGATCTCTCTCGCTCTGACATCGCACTGACGGGGCAGGTGGAGGTGCCATCACCTGGTTTGTCACCAGAAAAGTATCTCACGTATGAACTGGGTATCAAAGCGCAGACGGAGAGCGTGAGTGCGAGCCTGGGACTGTTTCACACCCAGATTGATGACATGATCGTGCGACGCCCGACGGGGGTGCTCAATCAAGTGTCGAAATCGAATGGCGATAGCGGCTTCATGCACGGCATCGAGGCGAGTGTGCGCTGGCAGATCGATCCGCACTGGAGTGTCTTTGGCCATGTGGCGTGGGTGGAGGGTGAGGCGGATCAATACATCGGCCTGACGACGGCACAGAGGCGTGAGCCGCTGGGGAAAATCTCGCCACTGACGGGCATGGCAGGTGTGCGCTGGCAGAGGACGGACCGAAAGGTGTGGGCGGAGCTGGTAGCACTGGCCTACGGCGAGGCAGCGCGGATGAATGTGTCTGATCAGCAGGATACCAGCCGCATCCCAGCGAATGGGACGCCTTCCTTTTGTGTGCTGACGCTGCGCGGCGGCTGGGATGTGAATGAGCATCTGACCCTGACGGCAGGAGTCGATAACATGCTGAACAAGACGTATCGCTACCATGGCAGTGGCAGCAATGAGCCGGGTCTGGGGGTGAACCTGGGAGCGACGGTGAAATTTTAAGAAGCCCGAATGCCCGAGTGAGGGCCTGCCTTGCGCGATGAAGAGGGCGCGGCATGATGGCGGCCTCTCATGACCGCTGACACCAGACACCCGCCCGGACTCCGCACGCTGTTTTTCACTGAAATGTGGGAGCGATGGAGCTTCTACGGGATGCGTGCGCTGCTGGTGCCTTTCATGATCGCGGCGGGATCTGGGCTGGGCTTTGAGGCGAAGGAAGCGGCGGCGATTTATGGGCTCTATCTGGCGATCGTGTATGCTAGTGCGCTGCCGGGGGGCTGGATCGGTGACCGACTGCTAGGCGCGAAGCGTGCGGTGTGGTGGGGCGGTGTGATCATCTCGCTGGGACATCTGATGCTGGGCTTTCACGGGCGCACGATCTTCCTGGCAGGTCTGTTGGTCATCGCGATAGCCTCTGGGCTACTGAAGTCGAATATGAGTGCGCTGGTGGGCCAGCTCTATCCAGAAGGCGGGCAGAGGCGGGATGCGGGATTCACGATTTTTTACTTTGGGATCAATGTGGGGGCGTTTTTTGCGCCGCTGGTCAGTGGGTGGCTGCGTGATTCAGCCTCCTGGGGATGGAAGTGGGCCTTTGCCTCGGCGACGGCGGGGATGTTCCTGGGGCTGATCCAGTTCCAGCTCTCCCACAAGCGGCTGGAGGGTGTGGGCGAGCGGATCGTGCATGCTGGGCAGAATGTGCGGCGTGACTGGATGATTTTCAGCTTTGCGCTGGTGCTGGTGGCTGCTTTTGCGGTGCTGTGTGCGGTGGGGGCGATCACGCTGGATGCAGTGTGGCTCGCGCATGCCATCTCGGTCGCGATTCTGGTCGCTGCGGGGCTCTATTACGCGTGGCTGCTGTTTTTTGCGGGGCTGGATGGGGATGAGCGGGCGCGGATCTGGCTGACGCTGGTGTTCTTTTTCACGAGTGCGCTGTTCTTCGCGGGTTTTGAGCAATCGGGCTCGTCTTTTAATGTGTTCGCGGATCAGCACACAAATCGGGCGATGTTTGGCAGCGTGGTGCCAGCGGAGTGGTTTCAGGCGATCAATCCGCTCTTTGTGATGATGTTTGCACCGGTGCTGGCGTGGCTATGGCAGGCGCTGGATCGGCGTGGATTCGGCCTGTCACTGACGGGGAAGATGGGCTGGGCGATGCTGCTGCTGGCGGCGGGCTTTCTGATGGCGGTGTGGATGGCGCGGCACTCGCTGAGCGTGGGCAAAGTATCGCCACTGTGGCTCGTGGGTGTGTACTTTCTGCTGACGATGGGTGAGCTCTGCCTGAGCCCGGTGGGACTGAGTGCTTTTACAAAGCTCTCGCCTGCACGCTACACGGCGCAGATGATGGGTATCTGGTTCCTGGGCACGAGTCTGGGTGATGTGCTCAGTGGACTGATCGCTGGCCATGTGTCTGGTGATGCGATGCAGGACATGCCCGCCATTTTCATGAAGGTGGTGTGGATCTCTGCGATCACCGGCGGTGTGCTGCTCCTTTTTGCCAAGCCGATCCAAAAACTGGCTCGCGGTGTGGAATAGGCGCTTCGCAAATCGCCAAACTGCCGATGAAAGTCCGCCAAAAGAACGAAACGCTGCCTGCGGAGCGAGATGCCGCGCTGCTGGCGGTGCTACGCCTGCGCTTTGAGCAAAACCGCACGCGACACCCTGGGATCGAGTGGAGCAAGGTGCAGGCAAAGCTGACCTCGCAGCCTGAGAAACTGGCTTCACTCCATGAAATGGAGCAAACGGGCGGTGAGCCGGATGTGGTGGGAGTGGAGCAAAAATCTGGCGAATACCTCTTCGTGGATTGCAGCACAGAGACACCGAAAGAACGCCGCAGCGTGTACTATGACCGTGAAGGGCTGGAATCACGCAAAGAGCACCGCCCAGCGAACACGGCGCAGGACATGGCCGCGGCGATGGGGATCGAGCTTTTGACCGAGGCGCAGTATGTGGAGTTGCAGAGGCTCGGAGCCTTTGACGCGAAGACCTCGAGCTGGCTAGAGACGCCTCCTGGCATCCGAAAACTCGGTGGGGCACTCTACGCCGAGCGGCGCTATGACCGTGTATTCATCGGCCACAATGGAGCGCAGTCGTACTACGGCGTACGGGGCTTTCGTGGGGTGCTGCGGGTGTAGCCTGATCTATCATTTGCAGAAGCCGGTTCTCCCCGCTCTCTTGAGCACTGAAATGCTGTCCCCTAAATTCCTTTTTGGCTTCATCCCACTGCTTTTGGCCTCCTGCATCCAGGGGCCGGATTTTTCACTACCAGACGTGGTTTTGCCCCGGAAATGGAAAAGCGGCAAAACGACGAGTGTGGCCGATTTACCCCTGCCAGGCGAGTGGTGGCGCATGTACGGCTCCAGCGAGCTGAATCGGCTCGTCGAGCAAGCGCAGAACAGCAATCAGGAGCTACGAGGTGCCCTAGCACGCGTGGAGACGGCACGTGCCCTCATCGGCGTGCAGAAGGCGGAGATGTTTCCGACGCTGGGGATGAAGAGTGGCGTGAGTTATGAGTATCTCTCACAGAGCTCATTCGCGGCGAATCTGCCCAGCGGCATCCCGCTACCGAAGCTGGATCGCTGGCGCTATCAGAATGTCTTCGAGTTCGGCTGGGAGGCGGATCTGTGGGGTCGAGTGCGCAGGGGCATAGAAGCAGCGCAGGCCAATGAGGCTGCCACAGCAGAGCTCGTGGCGGCACAGCGGCTGAGCCTCGCAGCGGAGGTGGCGCGGCTGTATTTCCTCACTCACTCGATGGATAAACAAGTGCAGGTGGTGAACGAGACGATCAAATGGCGTCAAGAAGCCGTGAAACTGCAAGAGTCCCGCTTTCAAGGTGGCCTAGCGAATGAGATGGATGTCTCCCGTGCAAAAACAGAGCTGGAGCTGGCGCGGAATGATCTCGCCGCCATCGAGCGCCAACGCGGCAATGCGGAGAATGCATTGGCTGTGCTCTGCGGGCAGCTCCCCAGTTCCTTCCGACTGGCGAAGAACGCCGCACTGCCGTCTGTGCCACGGATGCCAGGTGGGCTACCCTCCACCCTGCTCCAGCGCCGCCCAGACATCCGTGCGGCGGAGTACTCCATGCGCGA
Coding sequences:
- a CDS encoding DUF4256 domain-containing protein translates to MKVRQKNETLPAERDAALLAVLRLRFEQNRTRHPGIEWSKVQAKLTSQPEKLASLHEMEQTGGEPDVVGVEQKSGEYLFVDCSTETPKERRSVYYDREGLESRKEHRPANTAQDMAAAMGIELLTEAQYVELQRLGAFDAKTSSWLETPPGIRKLGGALYAERRYDRVFIGHNGAQSYYGVRGFRGVLRV
- a CDS encoding efflux transporter outer membrane subunit produces the protein MLSPKFLFGFIPLLLASCIQGPDFSLPDVVLPRKWKSGKTTSVADLPLPGEWWRMYGSSELNRLVEQAQNSNQELRGALARVETARALIGVQKAEMFPTLGMKSGVSYEYLSQSSFAANLPSGIPLPKLDRWRYQNVFEFGWEADLWGRVRRGIEAAQANEAATAELVAAQRLSLAAEVARLYFLTHSMDKQVQVVNETIKWRQEAVKLQESRFQGGLANEMDVSRAKTELELARNDLAAIERQRGNAENALAVLCGQLPSSFRLAKNAALPSVPRMPGGLPSTLLQRRPDIRAAEYSMREANAKIGVAQASFYPTFKIGGTTGLESIGAAHFIDARSKTLSIGPSVTLPIFQGGKLRANLAASKARYEETLAAYRQSILKAIQEVEDSILDAKGYSQQASALQSAIASAQETLRLAELRYQKGLASYFEVVDANRTVMSAKLLAAQIDGQRLVASVALQKALGGGWR
- a CDS encoding peptide MFS transporter; this encodes MTADTRHPPGLRTLFFTEMWERWSFYGMRALLVPFMIAAGSGLGFEAKEAAAIYGLYLAIVYASALPGGWIGDRLLGAKRAVWWGGVIISLGHLMLGFHGRTIFLAGLLVIAIASGLLKSNMSALVGQLYPEGGQRRDAGFTIFYFGINVGAFFAPLVSGWLRDSASWGWKWAFASATAGMFLGLIQFQLSHKRLEGVGERIVHAGQNVRRDWMIFSFALVLVAAFAVLCAVGAITLDAVWLAHAISVAILVAAGLYYAWLLFFAGLDGDERARIWLTLVFFFTSALFFAGFEQSGSSFNVFADQHTNRAMFGSVVPAEWFQAINPLFVMMFAPVLAWLWQALDRRGFGLSLTGKMGWAMLLLAAGFLMAVWMARHSLSVGKVSPLWLVGVYFLLTMGELCLSPVGLSAFTKLSPARYTAQMMGIWFLGTSLGDVLSGLIAGHVSGDAMQDMPAIFMKVVWISAITGGVLLLFAKPIQKLARGVE